The Pararhizobium sp. IMCC21322 sequence TACAATGCGCTTTTGGACTGATTTTCAGCCTCGGAGGCCGGGCGAATTGGCTCCGCCTGATCCGATGCCGGATCAGACCTGACCTCCATGCATTTCATGGGCAATGACCATGTCTCAAAACGGTGGCCTCTGATCGCCCGCGCACCGGAAATGCGGCTGGCAATATTTCCTGCTATTATAGACGATACAAATGAGCAACCATCAGGGCCTCACGATTTAGGGAAGTAAAAGCCGCGGACAGATCAACACAGGACATCAAGATGACAACAGAAAGCTACACAAGCAAAGCTGAGAAGAAAATTCCCAACAACCGTCTTCCGCTGCTGGTTCACCGCAATGCGATTCCAGGCGGTGGCGTCGAGGCGGTCAAGGCCTGTTTTAAAAACAATGGATGGAGCAATAATTGGGACTATCCGGGTGTGTATAATTACGCGCATTTTCACTCCACAACACATGAATGCCTTGGCTGCGCGCGTGGCTGGATTGATTTCAAATTATCCATCGGGCCAGACGGCTGGACGAAGCTGCGCGTGACGGCAGGCGATGTGATCGTCATGCCAGCCGGTGTCAGCCATGAAGATGTCGGGCACTCGGACGATAACATCATGTGCGGAGGCTATCCGGGTGGACGGGATTGGGACAATATCCAACCGGAATTCCTGTCGCAGGACCTGTACCACCAGGCCTGCAAGCGGATCATGTCATTGCCAATTCCTGACAAGGATCCGGTGAGCGGTGAGGCCCTGCATCATTGGCTCGATGCGCCTTCATCTACGGAAAATTGGAATGACTGGCGCGACTCTCTGGACCGCAGATCCTGACCTCTTCGAGCGGCGCGAATGCTGGCTGACCAGGACGGATACTCGAATGCTGCTTTTCGGCATCAACCGCACGGAAATCAAGCCATGCTCCATGCAGACATGGGGTCAGTATTTGATTTTGACGCCGACCCGAACCGTGCTGTTTACGCTATAGGCCGTACCAAGCTGCATCTGTTGACCTGCGCCAATGGATGATGGCCGATTGACCTCCGTGGTCGGAACAGCTTCAACTTCGGCGCTGGCAACCATCTCGACGCAACGATTTTTCAATTGATCAACAGCTGCGGAAATAACACCGGCCAGTATCTCTGTTTTTCGATCCCTGCAGAAAACATAGAACCCCAGGGCAGCTTTCAAACCACCAAAAACATCAAAGCTGTTGTTACCGGTTGTAATTCCCGAATTCTGGAAAAGAGTACCATCACATCCCGGTGTCGCAGTGAACCCGTCTCCACAATCGCTGCCTCGATACTTGGCATTGGTAAAAATCCCGCCGACATGGCCGCCAACTGTCATTGATAAATTGGCATTTATCAAATGCGTCAGGTCCAGCCCTGCATCAAAACCAAACTGATTTTCACGTATGTCCTCAGTCAGCGTATTGACGAATGTACCACCGAGAAAATCCGTTTCAAGACTGACATTCGTACCTGTGTCATTGAAACGATAGAGCAGCCCGCCATAAGGCCTTACGAAAAGGCGATCAGACAGTCTTCGCTTGAATCCAAGCTCCCCTGAGATCTTGAAAGTCGTCCGGTCAAAATCGGCATCAATCCGGCTGTTATCGTTAAACCCGAAGCCGCCGGTCCCGGTAATGTCGATGTAAGTTGGTAGCTGACCGCCCGGGAATGAGGCAATCTTGTCTCTGTCTCCTCCAAACAGTCTGGCGTATTCGCCGTCAATGCCGCCATGCCAACCTTCATTTTGGTTGAATGGCCCCGTCTGGCCAATTTTGATGCCAGCCGTCACGACAGGTCCGTAAAGGTCGGCATCCAGATTATGAAGAGGGGTCCGGTTTGTATTCAGGCTTTTAATACCAAGAGACAAATCAGGAAGCCGTAAATACCGCCCACCGATGATAAACTCGAGCGTAACATCCGGTCTGGACACAACTTCTTCCGTAACATCCCCCTCTGGTTTTTTTCCCGGTTCTCCCCCCGGTTTTTCAGCCTTTTCCGGCAGCGGCGTCGGCGGTTGATCAGACCCGGCAGGTGGCTTGGAGCGGGCAGGCGGTTTTGGATCTTTTCTCGCAACACCGGATGTTGTTATTGGAGGACAATTCGGCCGATTAGTGCTTACGGTCCAGTCTTCTGCGACAGTTCTGACTTGCGAACTATAGACGACCTCTTTTTCCAAAATCAGCTCGATATAGTATCTGTAGTCTGCCAAAACCTTTTCGCGGACGAGTAGCAACGCCCTGTCGGATGGACCTTCAATCTCAATCAACCCCGTGCGTTTCAAATAGTCGGTGGCCGCTGCACGATCTTCGGCTGACAGTGCCTCATTCGTAATAGGCTCAATGCCTGATTCCAGATCGGTTGCCAGTCTGGACGTTTTTTCAAGGATACCGTGGAGATATGACCACCTGTGCCACAATTCTTGTTCAACCGTATCTTCAATTGCGGAAAGCTCTCTTAGAACGGTCTCAATTTTGCATCCATTAATGGCTGTGCTGATTGGCCCGGTGAATGAACCCAACAGTTGAGAGTTTTTGGTTGGAAGCCCGACATAGGTTGTGGCACTCCCGCGACCATACCGGGAACTACAACTGCGTGCATCAAGATCAAGTTGAGCAGAATCATATACACCGTTGAATGCATTTTCTGCAGCATTTCGGCACGTGCGGTCATTTTGCAGGTCTTCGATACGAGATAGAATATCAAAACCCGGCGGTTCAGCAGCCAAAGCCGCCATCATGGAAGACAGCCCGAATGCTATGACAAAGATAGCGCGCAGCAACATCTGATTTCCCCAACTTTATTCAAAAAACGCACAGACCAGCGCCAAAAGTTAACAAGAACTTACCGAATTCTGAGGATTTAGGGAAGCCTGCTTCAAAATGGAGACATTTGCTGGTCGCAGAACAGGCTGGCAAACGGAGAGGAATGACCCGCGTTCCGGAAATGCTGGCTCATGGCATTTGCGTTGGCTGGGGGCAAAAAAGCCAGCCTTGTGGTGCTGGATGCAGATGCGCCTGACGGCAGGCGATGTGATCGTCATGCCGGCAGGTGTCAGCCATGAAGATGTCGGGCACTCGGACGACAACATCATGTGCGGAGGCTATCCGGGTGGACGCGACTGGGACAATATCCAACCGGAATTCCTGTCGCAGGACCTTTACCACCTAGCCTGCAAGCGGATCATGTCGTTGCCAATTCCCGACAAAGACCCGGTGAGTGGCGAGGCCCTGCATCACTGGCTTGATGCGCCATCA is a genomic window containing:
- a CDS encoding autotransporter outer membrane beta-barrel domain-containing protein, whose amino-acid sequence is MLLRAIFVIAFGLSSMMAALAAEPPGFDILSRIEDLQNDRTCRNAAENAFNGVYDSAQLDLDARSCSSRYGRGSATTYVGLPTKNSQLLGSFTGPISTAINGCKIETVLRELSAIEDTVEQELWHRWSYLHGILEKTSRLATDLESGIEPITNEALSAEDRAAATDYLKRTGLIEIEGPSDRALLLVREKVLADYRYYIELILEKEVVYSSQVRTVAEDWTVSTNRPNCPPITTSGVARKDPKPPARSKPPAGSDQPPTPLPEKAEKPGGEPGKKPEGDVTEEVVSRPDVTLEFIIGGRYLRLPDLSLGIKSLNTNRTPLHNLDADLYGPVVTAGIKIGQTGPFNQNEGWHGGIDGEYARLFGGDRDKIASFPGGQLPTYIDITGTGGFGFNDNSRIDADFDRTTFKISGELGFKRRLSDRLFVRPYGGLLYRFNDTGTNVSLETDFLGGTFVNTLTEDIRENQFGFDAGLDLTHLINANLSMTVGGHVGGIFTNAKYRGSDCGDGFTATPGCDGTLFQNSGITTGNNSFDVFGGLKAALGFYVFCRDRKTEILAGVISAAVDQLKNRCVEMVASAEVEAVPTTEVNRPSSIGAGQQMQLGTAYSVNSTVRVGVKIKY